The following are encoded in a window of Phaseolus vulgaris cultivar G19833 chromosome 3, P. vulgaris v2.0, whole genome shotgun sequence genomic DNA:
- the LOC137807999 gene encoding uncharacterized protein encodes MGNSGERVGKEEVITKLKDDGDFDRLRLKIVRKLKDNEELRLDIASIVKQSVALNRAGAENMKSRQLSDAIYEEVGDKVMGQISDSLWQIIRSGDGMKNEIKETVQSVYDKLANPKGKDEVLLSTSDVMPIQRQGETASATEIGDTLHENEPDEPPGFTLVHNHLNNNNHEDQDKGKVLVQVQGLTAERKEDSHPSQDTLGENDVDCNAPPGFSMDVDQKPPAECSDEDPDVPPGFG; translated from the exons ATGGGAAACAGCGGAGAAAGGGTTGGCAAAGAAGAGGTTATCACAAAACTGAAGGACGATGGCGACTTTGACAGGCTTCGCTTGAAGATCGTTCGTAAGCTCAAGGATAAC GAAGAGTTACGACTAGATATTGCTTCAATTGTGAAGCAGTCAGTAGCACTCAATCGTGCTGGAGCAGAAAATATGAAATCTAGACAACTTTCTGATGCCATATATGAAGAAGTTGG TGATAAAGTAATGGGTCAGATATCTGATAGTTTATGGCAAATAATTCGATCGGGTGATGGCATGAAAAACGAAATCAAGGAGACAGTGCAATCTGTATATGATAAACTGGCAAACCCGAAAGGGAAAGATGAGGTTTTGTTGTCCACATCTGATGTGATGCCAATTCAGAGACAAGGGGAAACAGCTTCAGCTACTGAGATTGGTGATACATTGCATGAAAATGAGCCCGATGAGCCACCAGGTTTCACTCTCGTGCATAATCATTTGAATAATAACAATCACGAGGACCAGGACAAAGGGAAGGTGCTGGTTCAGGTGCAAGGATTAACTGCAGAGAGGAAGGAAGATTCCCATCCATCACAGGATACACTTGGTGAAAATGATGTTGATTGCAATGCTCCCCCTGGATTTTCAATGGATGTGGACCAGAAACCGCCTGCTGAATGCAGTGATGAAGACCCTGATGTACCTCCTGGTTTTGGTTGA
- the LOC137807998 gene encoding subtilisin-like protease 4 has translation MDSFFFIALTFVLSFHIHFAQANEQPSTASSSKTYIIHVKWPQGKTLAQSEDLESWHNSFMPPTTMSSEDQPRMIYSYRNVISGFAARLSEEELRAVEKKNGFISAHPERMLHRQTTHTPRFLGLQQQMGLWKESNFGKGVIVGVLDSGITPHHPSFSDAGMPPPPPKWKGRCELNGTACNNKLIGARSFNLAAEPTKEAGTPIDEDGHGTHTASTAAGAFVDYAEVLGNAKGTAAGIAPHAHLAIYKVCFGEDCPESNILAALDAAVEDGVDVISISLGPSEPPPFFNDSTAIGTFAAMQKGIFVSCAAGNSGPVHGSLVNGAPWILTVGASNIDRSFVATAKLGNGQEFDGETVFQPSDFSPTPLFLRYAGKNGKQEAAFCANGSLNDFDFRGKVVLCERGGGIGRIAKGEEVKRAGGTAMILMNDESNGFSLSADVHVLPATHVSYDAGLQIKAYINSTATPIATILFKGTIIGNSLSPAVSSFSSRGPNLPSPGILKPDIVGPGVDILAAWPFPLNNNTHSKSTFNIMSGTSMSCPHLSGVAALLKSSHPHWSPAAIKSAIMTSAEILNFEHKLIVDETLHTADVFATGSGHVNPSRANDPGLVYDITADDYIPYLCGLGYSDTEVGIIAHRTVKCSQTPSIPEGQLNYPSFSVSLGSPKIFTRTVTNVGEANSSYEVTVKPPEGVDVKVKPNKLYFSEANQKETYSVSFSRIDAGNETVEYAQGFLKWVSSEHTVSSPILVYFV, from the coding sequence ATGGATTCCTTCTTTTTCATTGCTCTAACTTTTGTGTTGAGCTTCCATATTCATTTTGCTCAAGCAAATGAACAACCTTCAACCGCCAGCAGTTCAAAAACATATATTATCCATGTGAAGTGGCCACAGGGTAAGACACTTGCTCAATCAGAAGATTTAGAGAGTTGGCATAATTCATTCATGCCACCAACTACTATGAGCTCAGAGGATCAGCCACGAATGATTTATTCATACCGGAACGTGATCAGTGGCTTTGCAGCAAGACTCTCTGAAGAAGAGCTGAGAGCAGTGGAAAAAAAGAATGGCTTTATCTCCGCTCACCCCGAAAGGATGCTGCACCGTCAAACTACACATACCCCACGATTTTTGGGGTTGCAGCAACAAATGGGATTGTGGAAGGAATCAAACTTTGGAAAGGGAGTAATTGTTGGGGTGTTGGATTCTGGAATCACGCCTCATCATCCTTCATTCAGTGATGCAGGAATGCCACCACCACCACCCAAATGGAAAGGGAGATGCGAGCTTAATGGGACAGCTTGTAACAACAAACTAATTGGAGCAAGGTCTTTCAACCTTGCTGCGGAGCCAACGAAAGAAGCAGGGACACCAATTGACGAGGATGGACATGGGACTCACACAGCGAGCACAGCTGCTGGTGCTTTTGTTGATTATGCAGAAGTACTAGGAAATGCCAAAGGCACAGCAGCCGGGATTGCCCCTCATGCTCACTTGGCCATTTACAAAGTATGTTTTGGAGAAGACTGCCCAGAGAGTAATATTTTGGCCGCATTGGATGCAGCTGTGGAGGATGGCGTCGATGTAATATCAATATCCCTTGGCCCAAGTGAGCCACCTCCTTTTTTCAATGATAGCACTGCAATAGGCACGTTTGCAGCAATGCAGAAGGGAATCTTTGTAAGTTGTGCAGCAGGGAACTCTGGTCCCGTCCATGGCTCCTTAGTTAATGGAGCGCCTTGGATCCTCACAGTCGGAGCAAGCAATATTGACAGAAGCTTTGTAGCAACAGCCAAGCTAGGAAATGGGCAAGAATTTGATGGGGAAACAGTTTTCCAGCCTTCCGACTTTTCTCCAACACCGCTATTCCTAAGATATGCTGGAAAGAATGGCAAACAAGAAGCTGCATTTTGTGCTAATGGATCCTTGAATGATTTTGATTTTAGAGGCAAGGTTGTTTTGTGTGAGAGAGGAGGGGGGATAGGAAGAATTGCCAAAGGAGAGGAAGTTAAAAGAGCAGGTGGTACAGCCATGATTCTCATGAACGATGAAAGCAATGGTTTCAGTCTCTCAGCTGATGTGCATGTTCTACCCGCAACACATGTAAGCTATGATGCTGGACTTCAGATTAAAGCCTATATAAATTCCACTGCAACACCTATAGCAACCATTTTATTCAAGGGAACCATAATAGGAAACTCCCTATCTCCTGCCGTTTCATCCTTCTCTTCAAGAGGTCCAAACTTGCCCAGTCCTGGTATTTTGAAACCAGATATCGTAGGACCAGGCGTTGACATCCTAGCTGCCTGGCCATTCCCCCTGAACAACAATACTCATTCAAAATCCACTTTCAACATCATGTCCGGCACATCAATGTCATGCCCACATCTTAGTGGCGTAGCCGCTTTACTCAAAAGCTCTCACCCTCACTGGTCACCAGCTGCCATAAAATCTGCAATAATGACTTCTGCAGAAATACTCAACTTTGAACACAAACTCATTGTTGATGAAACACTTCACACAGCAGATGTCTTTGCCACAGGTTCTGGCCACGTGAATCCATCAAGAGCAAATGACCCTGGGTTAGTTTATGATATCACGGCTGATGATTATATACCTTACCTGTGCGGTTTAGGCTACAGCGATACAGAGGTTGGGATCATTGCACACAGAACAGTTAAGTGCTCTCAGACTCCAAGCATTCCTGAAGGACAGCTCAACTATCCCTCATTTTCTGTTTCACTAGGTTCCCCAAAAATATTCACAAGGACTGTGACAAATGTGGGTGAGGCCAACTCATCCTATGAGGTCACTGTTAAGCCCCCAGAAGGGGTCGATGTGAAGGTCAAACCAAATAAACTTTACTTTTCAGAAGCAAACCAGAAAGAGACATATTCAGTGTCATTCAGCCGTATAGATGCGGGTAATGAAACTGTGGAATATGCTCAAGGGTTTTTAAAATGGGTGTCTTCCGAACACACTGTAAGCAGCCCTATCTTGGTCTACTTTGTATGA
- the LOC137808000 gene encoding FAM10 family protein At4g22670, producing the protein MDASKLNQLKHFVEQCKSNPSLLADPSLSFFRDYLESLGAKLPQSAYPESRDVESDDDVEDVAEEQEKVEEVEEDEIIESDVELEGETCEPDDDPPQKMGDPSVEVTEESRDASQMAKVKAMEAISEGKLEEAVENLTEAILLNPTSAIMYATRATVYIKMKKPNAAIRDANAALEINPDSAKGYKSRGIARSMLGQWEEAAKDLHVASKLDYDEEINAVLKKVEPNAHKIEEHRRKYERLHKEREEKRKERERQRRRAEAQAEYEKAKKQEQSSSSRNPGGMPGGFPGGMPGGFPGAGGMPGGFPGAGGMPGGFPGAGGMPGGFPGAGGMPGGFPGAGGMPGGFPGAGGMPGGVPGNVDFSKILNDPDLMTAFSDPEVMAALQDVMKNPANLAKHQANPKVAPVIAKMMSKFGGPK; encoded by the exons ATGGATGCATCAAAACTCAATCAATTGAAGCATTTCGTCGAACAGTGCAAGTCCAACCCTTCCCTTCTCGCCGATCCTTCACTTTCTTTCTTCCGCGACTACCTTGAAAG TCTCGGCGCCAAGCTTCCCCAATCTGCATACCCTGAATCG AGGGACGTGGAGAGCGATGACGACGTAGAGGATGTTGCGGAGGAACAAGAAAAGGTagaagaagtagaggaagatGAAATAATTGAATCCGATGTTGAACTCGAGGGTGAAACATGCGAGCCTGATGATGATCCTCCCCAGaag ATGGGAGACCCCTCTGTCGAGGTCACTGAAGAGAGTCGCGACGCATCGCAGATGGCAAAAGTTAAAGCCATGGAAGCTATTTCTGAAG GTAAGTTGGAGGAGGCAGTTGAGAACTTAACGGAAGCAATTTTACTCAATCCTACCTCTGCCATAATGTATGCAACCAGAG CCACGGTTTACATCAAAATGAAGAAACCCAATGCTGCAATCCGTGATGCAAATGCTGCTTTGGAG ATTAATCCTGATTCTGCTAAAGGATACAAGTCACGTGGCATCGCACGATCAATGCTTGGTCAATGGGAAGAAGCTGCAAAGGATCTTCATGTGGCTTCAAAGTTGGACTACGATGAGGAAATAAATGCTGTACTTAAAAAG GTGGAGCCAAATGCTCACAAGATTGAGGAACATCGTCGTAAATATGAAAGGCTGCACAAAGAAAGGGAGGAAAAAAGAAAGGAGCGTGAGAGGCAGCGCCGTCGTGCTGAAGCTCAG GCTGAATATGAGAAGGCTAAGAAGCAAGAGCAATCATCTTCCAGTAGAAATCCTGGAGGCATGCCTGGAGGGTTTCCTGGGGGCATGCCAGGAGGCTTCCCAGGTGCTGGGGGCATGCCAGGAGGATTCCCAGGTGCTGGGGGCATGCCAGGAGGCTTCCCAGGTGCTGGGGGCATGCCAGGAGGATTCCCAGGTGCTGGGGGCATGCCAGGAGGATTCCCAGGTGCAGGGGGCATGCCAGGAGGCTTCCCAGGTGCAGGGGGCATGCCTGGAGGGGTACCAGGAAATGTTGATTTTAGCAAGATCTTGAAT GACCCTGATCTGATGACGGCATTTAGTGATCCAGAGGTTATGGCTGCTCTTCAAGATG TTATGAAGAACCCTGCTAATTTGGCCAAGCatcaagcaaatccaaaggtGGCTCCTGTAATTGCGAAAATGATGAGCAAATTTGGAGGTCCCAAGTGA
- the LOC137808003 gene encoding MYB-like transcription factor ODO1 codes for MGRQPCCDKLGVKKGPWTAEEDKKLINFILTNGQCCWRAVPKLAGLRRCGKSCRLRWTNYLRPDLKRGLLTEAEEQLVIDLHARLGNRWSKIAARLPGRTDNEIKNHWNTHIKKKLLKMGVDPVTHEPLNKQAASQDSSSSPSEHLPQPGNNLVQVKETDGVLNSEENSSSSQAENSSGDDSLLLESICSDDSLLNTLWLDETPLMEALWDTTPKLENTSSNMGSVPSWEDNCGWLLDCQDFGIHDFGFNCFNEIESKALQALEMKDEGH; via the exons ATGGGGAGGCAACCCTGCTGTGACAAACTTGGGGTGAAGAAAGGTCCATGGACTGCAGAGGAAGACAAGAAGCTCATCAACTTCATTCTCACCAATGGTCAGTGTTGTTGGCGTGCTGTGCCAAAGCTTGCTGGCCTTAGGCGTTGTGGCAAGAGTTGTCGCCTTCGTTGGACTAATTATCTTCGCCCAGACTTGAAGAGAGGACTCCTAACAGAAGCAGAGGAGCAACTTGTTATTGATCTCCATGCCCGTCTTGGCAACAG GTGGTCCAAAATTGCTGCCAGGTTACCCGGAAGAACAGACAACGAGATTAAAAATCATTGGAACACACATATCAAGAAAAAACTCCTTAAGATGGGTGTTGATCCCGTTACTCATGAACCTCTCAATAAACAAGCAGCATCTCAGGATAGTTCATCCTCCCCTTCCGAGCATTTGCCACAACCTGGAAATAACCTTGTTCAGGTGAAGGAAACTGATGGGGTTCTCAACTCAGAGGAGAATTCAAGTTCATCCCAAGCTGAAAATTCTTCTGGGGATGATTCACTTTTGCTAGAGAGCATTTGCAGTGACGATTCTCTATTAAACACCCTGTGGCTGGATGAAACTCCTCTGATGGAAGCACTATGGGACACAACACCCAAACTAGAGAATACTAGCAGTAACATGGGTTCGGTACCATCTTGGGAGGACAATTGTGGTTGGTTATTGGACTGTCAGGACTTCGGTATTCATGATTTTGGGTTTAACTGTTTCAACGAGATAGAGTCAAAGGCACTGCAAGCTCTAGAAATGAAGGACGAGGGGCATTAA
- the LOC137808004 gene encoding uncharacterized protein → MGEFTIQISNDLVNQLVDDAVPKKKTRKSRRKVARDPEKSQSNETKKPESAVIPGWPVQPPMHLPATLPAQPLQSELEGIQSMLQESEKILERLQKQEDNMLQEVTQKAKDLHAKEYKLPNPKPEPCTAERFATLSCYKEHIKDPLKCASLVTSFADCLRRFGRLGDK, encoded by the coding sequence ATGGGTGAGTTTACGATTCAGATTAGCAATGACCTTGTTAATCAGCTTGTTGATGATGCTGTGCCGAAGAAAAAAACCAGAAAGAGTAGACGAAAGGTGGCAAGAGACCCTGAAAAGTCCCAATCTAATGAAACTAAAAAGCCCGAGAGTGCAGTTATTCCAGGGTGGCCAGTGCAGCCCCCTATGCATCTACCTGCCACTCTTCCTGCTCAACCTCTACAGTCAGAGTTAGAAGGTATTCAATCTATGCTTCAGGAAAGTGAGAAGATTTTGGAAAGATTGCAGAAGCAAGAGGATAATATGCTGCAGGAAGTAACCCAGAAGGCAAAGGATCTTCATGCTAAAGAGTATAAGCTTCCAAACCCAAAGCCTGAGCCATGCACGGCCGAGAGATTTGCGACCTTATCATGTTACAAGGAACATATCAAGGATCCTTTGAAGTGTGCTAGTCTTGTTACCAGTTTTGCTGATTGCCTGCGTAGGTTTGGCCGTTTAGGTGACAAGTGA